In Nocardioides sp. zg-1228, a single window of DNA contains:
- a CDS encoding helix-turn-helix transcriptional regulator, producing MSESVHNRIALLRAEQGVSRRELASALGVHYQTVGYLERGENSPSLDLALRIAEFFGVPVEAVFSLRPFPRISDQSGHSA from the coding sequence GTGAGCGAGTCGGTGCACAACCGCATCGCCCTGCTGCGCGCCGAGCAGGGCGTCTCCCGCCGTGAGCTCGCCTCCGCCCTGGGGGTCCACTACCAGACGGTGGGCTACCTCGAGCGCGGCGAGAACAGTCCCAGCCTCGACCTCGCGCTGCGCATCGCCGAGTTCTTCGGCGTGCCAGTGGAGGCGGTCTTCTCGCTGAGACCGTTCCCCCGCATCAGCGACCAGTCCGGGCACAGCGCGTGA
- a CDS encoding ABC transporter permease, which produces MTGTLALLRHFLRRDRWMILAWSAGITLLYWSQAVSVGGLYATQEELDRAAAAMDGNAAFVAMAGPARALDTVGGQVAWQATAFGAICAGLMSMFLVVRHTRAEEESGRDELLRAAAVGRAAPTAATLVVAVTANVLTGALVAASLVAFPLAVADSVALGVGLAAVGLVFAAVALLAAQLTSGPRAAYGLTGAVIGAAFVLRAIGDVGSPALTWLSPIGWYQAMHAFSGLRWWPLLLLAAAGAVTVVAAVWAFDHRDHGAGVLADRPGPTRAGPRLGTPLGLAWRLQRGTLAAWGLGLLLTGMAYGSLGSDVGDVLGDSAATEEILARGSADLVDGFYATSILMLGLMACGYAVSTALRPRHDEATGVVEVLLATGLSRRRWLVAQTVLTVVGSAVVVTAAGVGLGVGYALTTGDSAATGTYLVASLPYLAPVLVMSALARLLFGLRPRLASLAWLALLFAVVVMLFGELLRMPEWLQDLSPFHHLALVPAEDFRWGPFLALLVVAGALSAAGHLLFGRRDVEVR; this is translated from the coding sequence GTGACGGGAACGCTGGCGCTGCTGCGCCACTTCCTGCGGCGCGACCGGTGGATGATCCTCGCCTGGTCGGCCGGCATCACGCTCCTCTACTGGTCGCAGGCGGTCAGCGTCGGAGGGCTCTACGCCACGCAGGAGGAGCTCGACCGGGCCGCCGCGGCGATGGACGGCAACGCCGCCTTCGTCGCGATGGCCGGACCGGCCCGGGCGCTGGACACCGTGGGTGGCCAGGTCGCGTGGCAGGCGACGGCGTTCGGCGCGATCTGCGCCGGGTTGATGTCGATGTTCCTGGTCGTGCGGCACACGCGGGCCGAGGAGGAGTCCGGTCGCGACGAGCTGCTGCGGGCGGCCGCGGTCGGCCGCGCCGCGCCCACCGCGGCGACGCTGGTGGTCGCCGTGACGGCCAACGTCCTGACCGGCGCGCTGGTGGCCGCCAGCCTGGTCGCCTTCCCGCTTGCCGTCGCCGACTCGGTCGCCCTGGGCGTCGGGCTCGCGGCCGTCGGCCTGGTGTTCGCCGCGGTCGCCCTGCTCGCGGCCCAGCTCACGTCCGGCCCGCGGGCGGCGTACGGGCTCACCGGTGCGGTGATCGGCGCCGCGTTCGTGCTGCGGGCGATCGGCGACGTCGGATCGCCCGCGCTCACCTGGCTCTCGCCGATCGGGTGGTACCAGGCGATGCACGCCTTCTCCGGCCTCCGGTGGTGGCCGCTGCTGCTGCTCGCCGCAGCGGGCGCGGTCACCGTGGTGGCCGCGGTGTGGGCCTTCGACCACCGCGACCACGGCGCCGGGGTGCTCGCCGACCGCCCCGGTCCGACGAGGGCCGGGCCACGGCTCGGCACGCCCCTCGGCCTGGCCTGGCGGCTCCAGCGCGGCACGCTCGCGGCGTGGGGCCTCGGGCTGCTGCTCACCGGGATGGCCTACGGGTCGCTGGGCAGCGACGTCGGCGACGTGCTCGGCGACTCGGCCGCCACCGAGGAGATCCTCGCCCGCGGCAGCGCCGACCTCGTCGACGGCTTCTACGCCACCTCGATTCTGATGCTGGGCCTGATGGCGTGCGGATACGCCGTCTCGACGGCCCTCCGCCCGCGCCACGACGAGGCCACCGGGGTCGTCGAGGTGCTGCTGGCGACCGGGCTGTCCCGGCGTCGCTGGCTGGTCGCCCAGACCGTGCTGACCGTCGTCGGCTCGGCGGTCGTGGTCACGGCCGCCGGTGTGGGGCTCGGGGTCGGCTACGCCCTGACGACCGGCGACTCGGCTGCGACCGGCACCTATCTCGTCGCCTCCCTGCCCTACCTCGCGCCGGTCCTGGTGATGAGCGCGCTGGCGCGCCTGCTCTTCGGCCTCCGCCCCCGCCTCGCGTCGCTGGCCTGGCTGGCGCTGCTGTTCGCCGTGGTCGTGATGCTCTTCGGCGAGCTGCTCCGGATGCCCGAGTGGCTGCAGGACCTCTCGCCCTTCCACCACCTCGCCCTCGTGCCGGCCGAGGACTTCCGGTGGGGCCCGTTCCTGGCCCTGCTCGTCGTCGCGGGCGCGCTGAGCGCCGCGGGGCACCTGCTCTTCGGCCGCCGCGACGTCGAGGTGCGCTAG
- a CDS encoding ABC transporter ATP-binding protein gives MSTPIEVRGLVKTFGSTRALDGLDLDVAAGEVHGFLGPNGSGKSTTIRVLLGLLRATAGEARLLGGDPWADAARLHRRLAYVPGDVTLWPSLTGGEVIDLLGRLRGGVDERRRADLVERFELDPSKKGRTYSKGNRQKVALVAALASDVELLLLDEPTSGLDPLMEAVFQQCVEEFRSAGGTVLLSSHILAEVERLCDRVSIIRAGRCVESGTLAELRHLTRTTVRAETTRPVDRLAGMGGVHDLAAEGQRVAFEVDSAALPGALAALQDAGLVSLTATPPTLEEMFLRHYGDDVSAHAGPERAP, from the coding sequence GTGAGCACTCCGATCGAGGTCCGGGGACTGGTCAAGACCTTCGGCAGCACCCGGGCCCTCGACGGGCTCGACCTCGACGTGGCGGCCGGGGAGGTGCACGGCTTCCTGGGGCCCAACGGGTCGGGGAAGTCGACCACGATCCGGGTGCTGCTCGGGCTGCTCCGCGCCACAGCGGGGGAGGCCCGGCTGCTCGGCGGCGACCCGTGGGCCGACGCCGCCCGGCTGCACCGGAGGCTGGCGTACGTCCCGGGCGACGTGACGCTGTGGCCGAGCCTCACCGGTGGCGAGGTCATCGACCTGCTCGGCAGGCTGCGTGGAGGCGTCGACGAGCGGCGTCGGGCCGACCTGGTCGAGCGCTTCGAGCTCGATCCGTCGAAGAAGGGCCGCACCTACTCCAAGGGCAACCGGCAGAAGGTGGCCCTGGTCGCGGCCCTCGCCAGCGACGTCGAGCTGTTGCTCCTCGACGAGCCCACCAGCGGCCTGGACCCGTTGATGGAGGCGGTGTTCCAGCAGTGCGTCGAGGAGTTCCGCTCCGCAGGCGGCACCGTGCTGCTGTCGAGCCACATCCTGGCCGAGGTGGAGCGGCTGTGTGACCGGGTGAGCATCATCCGGGCCGGTCGCTGCGTGGAGTCCGGCACGCTCGCCGAGCTGCGGCACCTCACCCGGACGACGGTGCGCGCGGAGACCACCCGCCCGGTGGACCGGCTGGCCGGGATGGGTGGCGTGCACGACCTGGCCGCCGAGGGGCAGCGGGTCGCCTTCGAGGTCGACTCCGCGGCGCTGCCCGGCGCGCTCGCCGCCCTGCAGGACGCCGGCCTCGTGAGCCTCACCGCGACCCCGCCGACGCTCGAGGAGATGTTCCTGCGCCACTACGGCGACGACGTCTCCGCGCACGCGGGGCCGGAGCGGGCGCCGTGA
- a CDS encoding acVLRF1 family peptidyl-tRNA hydrolase, whose translation MPVVLVPTPRWERWVANFTARHGGAELTVADGTLRGQAGDGSHFTARLPFGATYAGVPEAGAFAAAARPPGEWGVLLVRKGGFAVARLRGDSLVEHKIGQRHVQGRTKAGGQSQQRFARRRDNQARQAYEAAADHAARILAGVRVAVAGGDRGAVDAVLGDPRLSSLTLVDPWLAVPDPRRAVLDAAVLEAQAIEVDVVNA comes from the coding sequence GTGCCCGTCGTCCTCGTCCCGACCCCCCGCTGGGAGCGGTGGGTCGCCAACTTCACCGCGCGCCACGGCGGGGCGGAGCTGACGGTCGCCGACGGGACGCTCCGGGGACAGGCGGGCGACGGCTCGCACTTCACCGCCCGGCTGCCGTTCGGGGCGACGTACGCCGGCGTCCCCGAGGCCGGTGCCTTCGCGGCGGCGGCCCGCCCGCCGGGGGAGTGGGGCGTGCTGCTCGTGCGCAAGGGCGGCTTCGCCGTCGCCCGGCTGCGCGGTGACTCGCTGGTCGAGCACAAGATCGGGCAGCGGCACGTGCAGGGCCGCACCAAGGCCGGCGGCCAGAGCCAGCAGCGCTTCGCCCGCCGTCGCGACAACCAGGCGCGGCAGGCCTACGAGGCCGCGGCCGACCACGCCGCGCGGATCCTGGCCGGGGTGCGCGTCGCCGTCGCCGGCGGCGACCGTGGCGCGGTCGACGCGGTCCTGGGCGACCCGCGGCTCTCGTCGCTCACCCTCGTCGACCCGTGGCTCGCGGTGCCCGACCCGCGGCGGGCGGTCCTCGACGCGGCGGTCCTGGAGGCCCAGGCGATCGAGGTCGACGTCGTCAACGCCTGA
- a CDS encoding ABC transporter permease gives MATLTTRATAGTAHAVRLGLGRGWTEFVQGLRSSQDQWFYLSTAALAVGYLYLRRDTVVDGSGLLLPSVALPSILGGLIVFGLIVGPAYSLAMEKEDGTLLRAKAVPRGLTGYFAGQLVLHSASLVPQTVAVLVPSFLLFDNLMAHPSGWFTLAWVMVLGLLAALPIGMMIGALVPSAQKVGMWGMLPVMVLAGISGIFYPMQALWGWVQVVAQVFPMYWMGLGMRSAFLPDSYVGAELGDSWRTAETVAVLGAWAVLGALVAPALLRRMARRQSGSQVAAAREAATQWVK, from the coding sequence ATGGCGACGCTGACGACACGGGCGACGGCCGGCACGGCGCACGCCGTACGCCTCGGGCTGGGTCGCGGGTGGACCGAGTTCGTCCAGGGCCTGCGCAGCTCCCAGGACCAGTGGTTCTACCTCTCCACGGCGGCCCTCGCCGTGGGCTACCTCTACCTGCGTCGCGACACCGTGGTCGACGGCTCCGGCCTGCTGCTGCCGTCGGTCGCCCTGCCCAGCATCCTCGGCGGCCTCATCGTCTTCGGACTGATCGTGGGTCCGGCCTACAGCCTGGCCATGGAGAAGGAGGACGGCACCCTGCTGCGCGCGAAGGCCGTGCCGCGTGGCCTGACGGGCTACTTCGCCGGGCAGCTCGTGCTCCACTCTGCGAGCCTGGTGCCGCAGACGGTCGCCGTGCTGGTGCCGAGCTTCCTGCTCTTCGACAACCTCATGGCCCACCCGAGCGGCTGGTTCACCCTCGCCTGGGTGATGGTGCTGGGTCTCCTGGCCGCGCTGCCGATCGGCATGATGATCGGCGCGCTGGTCCCGTCGGCGCAGAAGGTCGGCATGTGGGGGATGCTCCCGGTGATGGTGCTGGCCGGCATCTCCGGCATCTTCTACCCCATGCAGGCGCTGTGGGGCTGGGTGCAGGTCGTGGCGCAGGTCTTCCCGATGTACTGGATGGGCCTGGGCATGCGCTCGGCGTTCCTGCCCGACTCCTACGTCGGCGCCGAGCTCGGCGACTCGTGGCGCACGGCCGAGACGGTCGCCGTGCTCGGCGCCTGGGCAGTCCTCGGCGCCCTCGTCGCCCCGGCGCTGCTGCGCCGCATGGCACGCCGCCAGTCGGGCTCGCAGGTCGCCGCCGCACGCGAGGCCGCCACCCAGTGGGTCAAGTGA